One part of the Glycine soja cultivar W05 chromosome 11, ASM419377v2, whole genome shotgun sequence genome encodes these proteins:
- the LOC114373123 gene encoding uncharacterized protein LOC114373123, whose amino-acid sequence MPFGEALQQMSLYAKFLKGMLTRMNKYIHSDTIVVEANYCALIQRILPPKHKDPGSVTIPCSIGEVFVGKALIDLGASINLMLLSMCRRLGELEIMPTRMTLQLANRSITRPYGVIEDVLVQVKHLIFPTDFVVMDIEEDADIPLILGRPFMPTISCVVDMGKKKLEMGIEDQQISVDLFNEERKLLDQDVCLQVKELDEKVLKERTKIDLG is encoded by the coding sequence ATGCCATTTGGAGAAGCTCTACAGCAGATGTCGCTCTATGCTAAATTTCTTAAAGGCATGCTAACTAGGATGAACAAGTATATCCATAGTGACACCATAGTTGTGGAGGCAAACTACTGCGCTTTGATTCAACGTATCCTTCCACCAAAACATAAAGATCCAGGCAGCgtcactataccttgttctatagGTGAAGTTTTTGTTGGCAAAGCTCTTATTGATTTGGGAGCCAGCATTAATTTGATGTTGCTTTCCATGTGCCGGAGACTtggagagttggagataatgCCTACTAGGATGACTTTACAGTTAGCAAATCGCTCCATCACCAGACCTTATGGAGTGATTGAGGATGTTCTGGTTCAGGTCAAGCATCTTATCTTTCCTACTGACTTCGTTGTAATGGACATTGAGGAAGATGCAGATATTCCCTTAATTTTAGGACGTCCATTCATGCCTACTATAAGCTGTGTAGTAGACATGGGGAAGAAAAAGTTAGAAATGGGTATTGAAGACCAACAGATCAGCGTTGATCTAtttaatgaagaaagaaaattgttgGACCAAGATGTTTGTTTACAGGTGAAGGAGTTAGATGAGAAGGTTCTGAAGGAGAGAACCAAGATTGATCTAGGATAA